The genomic segment CCAAGGGCGACTATGTCGAGAAAGCCCGCAATGGGGTGATGGAGTTCCTGCTCATCAACCACCCGCTGGATTGCCCGATCTGCGACCAGGGCGGCGAATGTGACCTGCAGGACCAGGCCGTGGCCTATGGCCGTTCCGGCAGCCGCTATGAAGAAAACAAGCGCGCCGTCGAAGACAAGAATATGGGGCCGCTGGTCAAGACGATCATGACCCGCTGCATCCAGTGCACGCGCTGCGTCCGCTTCGTGGCGGAAGTCGGCGGCGTGGAAGAGATCGGCATGATCTCGCGCGGTGAGAGCGCGGAGATCACGACCTATCTTGAGAAGAATCTGACATCTGAGCTTTCCGGCAATGTCATCGACCTTTGCCCGGTCGGCGCACTGACCTCGAAGCCTTACGCGTTCAATGCGCGCCCCTGGGAGCTGCGCAAGACGTCTTCCGTCGACGTGATGGACGCCATGGGCGCCTCGATCCGCGTCGATGCCAAGGGCGACGGCGTGATGCGCATCATGCCGGAAGTGAATGAGGACATTAACGAGGAGTGGCTGTCCGACAAATCCCGCTTTGTGTGGGATGGTCTCGCCCGCCAGCGCCTCGATACGCCTTATGTCCGCGTTGATGGCCGCCTGAAACCGGCAACCTGGGGCGAGGCTTTTGCTGCCGCCAAAGAAGCGCTGTCGAAGCCGGCCGAGAAGATCGGCGTCGTTGCCGGTGACCTGATCGAAGTCGAACAGGCCAAGGCTGCGCTCGACCTGTTCCGCTCGCTCGGCGTGCAGAACACTGACTGCCGTCCGGCTGGCGCAAAATATGGCACCGATGGTGTGCGCGAGCATTACATTCTGAACCCGACACTGGCCGGTGTGGAAGAGGCTGACGCGCTGCTGCTCGTTGGTGTCAATCCGCGCGTCGAAGCCGCCGTCTGGAACGCCCGGATCCGCAAGACCTGGCTCTGGGCTGACCTGAAAGTCGCCATGATCGGCGAAGCGGCCGACCTGACCTACAAATACACCCATCTTGGCAACAGCGCTGACGCGCTGAACAAGGCCGAAACCGCCGAGTTCCTG from the uncultured Hyphomonas sp. genome contains:
- the nuoG gene encoding NADH-quinone oxidoreductase subunit NuoG, translating into MSDLFKINIDGKEIEVPKSYTLMQACEAAGAEIPRFCYHERLSVAGNCRMCLVEWEGAPKPIASCAQTVGDMRPNRDGSAPNIRTKGDYVEKARNGVMEFLLINHPLDCPICDQGGECDLQDQAVAYGRSGSRYEENKRAVEDKNMGPLVKTIMTRCIQCTRCVRFVAEVGGVEEIGMISRGESAEITTYLEKNLTSELSGNVIDLCPVGALTSKPYAFNARPWELRKTSSVDVMDAMGASIRVDAKGDGVMRIMPEVNEDINEEWLSDKSRFVWDGLARQRLDTPYVRVDGRLKPATWGEAFAAAKEALSKPAEKIGVVAGDLIEVEQAKAALDLFRSLGVQNTDCRPAGAKYGTDGVREHYILNPTLAGVEEADALLLVGVNPRVEAAVWNARIRKTWLWADLKVAMIGEAADLTYKYTHLGNSADALNKAETAEFLKGAKRPMIVLGEGALCHEDGEAVLAAAIKLANETGAIADDWAGFGVLHNAAGRVGALDVGFVPGEGGEATADILGGGKETIVLLGADDTDLSKTSAATVIYVGSHGDAGASRADIILPSAAYTEMAATYVNTEGRVQVTSKAVQPKGEAREGWAIFRALSDVMGKTLPYDTVEALRESLRENEVFAGIGYAPGVAGAEALKAVPEGAGSLSGAPFKPVIGDFYLTNPIARASKTMAECSALATALDTPVAAE